In a single window of the Methanolobus psychrophilus R15 genome:
- a CDS encoding replication factor C small subunit 2, translating to MKDLWTVKYRPSNLGEVLGNEESIDMIRRLVRSRNLPHMVFHGPENTGKSSAAFAMAHEIYGEDYERNFTYFNASDFFEQGKRYLVRDKRFLRIIGTDDPSKITKSVIAIFKEIINEYASMGPIDADFKIIFIDSAEAFNSDSQHALRRIMEKYTATCRFVLSTTQPSKLIAPLRSRGLQLFFRHVSVDKLAAFIRQVADNEGLSISDDGIDALGYHANGNVAIALHTLQVASLQFQGSGIGAQEIYDCTLKERSENITHLFHAAVAKDIIEARKAIDDLILEDGMSGQEILLQLHAMAASSNESDATIAGWIIKISAADLCMTDASSERIQLEALVAGFCQ from the coding sequence ATGAAAGATCTCTGGACGGTAAAATACAGGCCTTCGAATCTGGGTGAAGTATTGGGTAACGAGGAATCCATAGATATGATCCGCAGGCTGGTCCGTTCCAGGAATCTTCCTCACATGGTTTTCCACGGGCCTGAGAACACAGGCAAATCCTCGGCTGCCTTTGCAATGGCACACGAGATATATGGTGAAGACTACGAGCGCAACTTTACTTACTTCAATGCATCGGATTTCTTTGAGCAGGGAAAACGTTACCTTGTGCGAGATAAAAGGTTTTTGCGCATCATAGGCACTGACGACCCTTCTAAGATAACGAAGAGCGTTATTGCCATCTTTAAGGAAATCATCAATGAGTATGCCAGTATGGGACCTATCGATGCAGACTTTAAGATAATATTCATTGATAGTGCAGAAGCTTTCAACTCCGATTCCCAACATGCCCTGAGAAGGATAATGGAAAAATACACAGCTACATGCAGATTCGTGCTTTCCACGACACAGCCTTCAAAACTTATAGCACCCCTGAGATCAAGGGGCCTTCAGCTGTTCTTCAGGCATGTGTCGGTAGACAAGCTTGCAGCTTTTATCAGACAGGTTGCAGACAACGAAGGTCTGTCAATATCAGATGACGGGATTGATGCACTTGGCTATCACGCAAATGGGAACGTTGCCATAGCACTTCATACCCTGCAGGTGGCATCCCTGCAATTCCAGGGCTCCGGTATCGGGGCACAGGAAATATATGACTGCACATTGAAGGAAAGGTCAGAGAACATCACTCATCTTTTCCATGCAGCTGTGGCAAAGGATATCATCGAAGCCCGTAAGGCCATAGACGATCTGATCCTGGAGGATGGCATGTCGGGTCAGGAGATCCTCTTGCAGTTACATGCGATGGCAGCATCTTCCAACGAGAGCGATGCGACCATTGCGGGCTGGATAATAAAGATATCTGCTGCCGACCTCTGTATGACAGACGCATCCAGTGAGCGAATACAACTGGAAGCCCTTGTAGCAGGTTTTTGCCAGTAA
- a CDS encoding ELP3 family histone acetyltransferase, which produces MTAQDTDYNKACRKILELVIDGKITGLRQLNLEKKRTAKSCRLASLPKNADIIMTGNEEEQGKVRGILQRKPVRTISGVAVIAAMTSPAPCPHGICVPCPGGPDSQFNSPQSYMGREPSTMRAIQHDYDPYRIVTSRLRQLKEIGHEIKKAELIVMGGTFSARSVDYQEWYAKRCIEAMNDFYGTDWRNNANTIGEACPYVTLEEVHKANETAEVRNTGITFETRPDWTKPEHIDRMLELGATKVEIGVQSTYDFVLSRMRRGHTVADSTEANRVLRDSALKVGFHMMPGLPGMDEESEIRNFKRLFTDPRFMPDYLKIYPTLVTEGTELHKMWEGGSYSAITDEDAVGLLAQIKSLVPKWVRLQRIQRDIPAPQILAGVRKSNVRQLAQDHLERHGGRCRCIRCREVGHNILKGREPNYEHIELTVESYDCCGGKEHFIAFEDTAQDILIGFMRLRFPSMPHREELENAALGRELHVYGSMVAVGDSAGKCDWQHRGYGKELVACAEEISLNAGYTKLAILSGIGVRGYYRKSGYERDGAYMSRKLE; this is translated from the coding sequence ATGACTGCGCAAGACACTGATTATAATAAAGCATGCAGAAAGATCCTTGAGTTGGTTATCGACGGGAAGATCACCGGCCTGCGCCAACTTAATTTGGAGAAGAAGAGAACAGCAAAGAGCTGCAGGCTTGCCAGCCTCCCGAAGAATGCAGACATTATTATGACAGGCAACGAAGAAGAACAGGGAAAGGTAAGGGGTATCCTGCAACGAAAACCGGTACGTACCATATCCGGGGTCGCGGTCATAGCAGCCATGACGTCCCCTGCACCCTGCCCTCACGGAATATGCGTTCCCTGTCCGGGAGGACCGGATTCGCAATTCAATTCCCCCCAAAGTTACATGGGAAGGGAGCCTTCCACCATGCGTGCGATACAGCACGACTACGACCCTTACAGGATAGTTACATCCAGGCTTAGGCAGCTAAAGGAGATAGGGCATGAGATAAAGAAAGCCGAACTCATTGTCATGGGTGGCACTTTTTCCGCAAGGTCTGTAGACTACCAGGAATGGTATGCGAAACGCTGTATTGAGGCAATGAACGACTTTTATGGTACTGATTGGCGCAATAATGCCAATACTATAGGAGAGGCTTGCCCCTATGTCACCCTGGAAGAGGTACACAAGGCCAATGAGACCGCAGAGGTGAGAAATACAGGTATTACCTTTGAGACCAGGCCGGACTGGACAAAGCCTGAACATATTGACAGGATGCTGGAACTTGGAGCTACCAAGGTCGAGATTGGCGTTCAGAGTACTTATGACTTCGTGCTCTCAAGAATGCGCAGGGGGCATACTGTTGCAGACAGCACTGAAGCTAACAGAGTGCTGAGAGACAGTGCCCTTAAGGTAGGATTCCACATGATGCCCGGGCTTCCAGGCATGGACGAGGAAAGCGAGATAAGGAATTTCAAAAGACTGTTCACTGACCCGAGATTCATGCCTGACTATCTTAAGATTTACCCCACGCTTGTCACAGAAGGCACAGAACTGCATAAAATGTGGGAGGGCGGGAGTTATAGCGCGATAACAGATGAAGATGCTGTGGGGCTTCTAGCGCAGATCAAGTCACTTGTACCGAAATGGGTCCGCCTGCAACGCATACAAAGAGATATTCCTGCTCCCCAGATACTTGCCGGAGTCAGGAAAAGCAACGTGAGACAGCTTGCGCAGGACCACCTTGAGCGGCATGGGGGAAGGTGCCGATGTATCAGGTGCCGCGAAGTAGGACATAATATCCTGAAAGGAAGAGAGCCCAATTACGAACATATCGAGCTCACGGTCGAAAGTTATGACTGCTGCGGAGGAAAGGAACATTTTATTGCTTTTGAGGATACGGCTCAGGATATACTCATAGGCTTCATGAGGCTGCGCTTCCCTTCCATGCCACACCGGGAAGAACTTGAGAATGCTGCCCTGGGAAGAGAGTTGCATGTCTATGGTTCCATGGTGGCTGTGGGCGATAGCGCCGGAAAGTGTGATTGGCAGCACAGAGGGTATGGCAAGGAACTAGTTGCATGTGCAGAGGAGATATCCCTCAACGCAGGTTATACCAAACTGGCAATCCTTAGTGGCATAGGCGTGAGAGGATACTACCGTAAGTCGGGCTATGAACGTGACGGGGCATACATGTCAAGGAAACTGGAATAA